From Lycium ferocissimum isolate CSIRO_LF1 chromosome 12, AGI_CSIRO_Lferr_CH_V1, whole genome shotgun sequence, one genomic window encodes:
- the LOC132039649 gene encoding protein SMALL AUXIN UP-REGULATED RNA 51-like — protein MASTIKKVNMITQIVRLKQVVKRWKNKSLKRHTTILSYSSSDSDEPALSGSNRRTPSGSLAVYIGPEKTRFVIPTRFLNLPIFISLLDKAEEEFGYQRTGGLVLPCEVDYFSDILRLLDRDEERFGCLGLDELVKMISEVGFESLDQSCKEAASHGFAPLLQNARV, from the coding sequence ATGGCTTCCACAATCAAGAAAGTGAACATGATTACTCAAATAGTACGACTAAAACAAGTAGTCAAACGTTGGAAAAACAAATCCCTTAAACGCCACACCACCATCCTTTCCTACTCCTCATCCGATTCAGATGAACCGGCCTTGTCCGGTTCGAACCGGCGTACACCTTCGGGTTCCTTAGCAGTTTACATAGGTCCAGAAAAAACCCGGTTCGTTATCCCAACCCGGTTCTTGAACCTACCCATATTCATTTCGCTACTCGATAAGGCAGAAGAGGAGTTTGGGTATCAAAGAACCGGCGGTTTAGTTTTGCCATGTGAAGTTGACTACTTTTCGGATATATTAAGGTTGTTGGACCGGGATGAGGAACGGTTCGGTTGTTTAGGTTTAGATGAGCTTGTTAAGATGATTAGTGAAGTGGGCTTTGAATCTTTAGATCAGTCTTGTAAAGAAGCTGCTTCACATGGATTTGCTCCTCTCTTGCAGAATGCTAGGGTTTAA